In Leishmania major strain Friedlin complete genome, chromosome 34, the following proteins share a genomic window:
- a CDS encoding putative expression site-associated protein 5 (ESAG5), translating into MSAAFAAMKSYGKRSGRVAWARKRSLCLLWLGFLYVSWFYFRELQSTYRDALSDIHTTVDKGVIGCHSANVSVAVTSTFMNTFIKAAVIPMIQNESNTVIVPTQEVNHVWVDDMVLQHFKLRSLTVSTGVPDAQSMMIRATGLGLQVNKSRFIFQYMGVRCSGTFWASLKEITVDAVMRLTLLPEERWNVTFPHLALDWGQVDVHHNLDSEACRLAQRVVELFIGELDIFVVSKVKRMLDEKMPLKAADGLNDAFARFGIRAITPPVMTANAMAVTLDLNPLDWGCASTPTASSVPELVSRDFAVRTTATSVNNVLYNAVQAQRLQVEKHLSAMWNTSLLADLFPELYRACPGCRLYTLAQATREPVINVLHDGEVSVDVQDLLVGVYVQPNSTEHSSALSSLITEKQLRPRAGFSAGYRFLRRRKRISSQYHRKAFPVLAIGCSAASGVRNISASTGHSISYELLPVRDVAVKVMASNIGDVSTKDLEKLITKVWNDFAAPLVNSASPLKLPFFVQEALLKVGSDVIEGGVNFSLHEEFLRAVFSTL; encoded by the coding sequence ATGTCTGCTGCATTTGCCGCCATGAAGTCTTACGGAAAGCGaagcggccgcgtcgcctgGGCCCGCAAGCGCTCGCTGTGCTTGCTGTGGCTTGGATTCCTGTACGTCAGCTGGTTTTACTTCCGCGAACTGCAAAGTACGTACAGGGATGCCTTGTCGGATATTCACACGACGGTCGACAAGGGCGTCATCGGCTGTCATTCCGCCAACGTCTCTGTGGCGGTGACGTCGACCTTCATGAACACCTTTATTAAAGCGGCTGTCATTCCCATGATTCAAAATGAGAGCAACACCGTTATTGTCCCCACGCAAGAGGTGAACCACGTCTGGGTGGACGATATGGTGTTGCAGCATTTCAAGCTGCGTTCTCTCACCGTCAGCACCGGCGTGCCAGACGCGCAGAGCATGATGATACGCGCCACGGGACTCGGTCTCCAGGTGAACAAGTCGCGCTTTATCTTCCAGTACATGGGCGTGAGGTGCAGTGGCACCTTCTGGGCGTCACTGAAGGAAATCACTGTCGATGCGGTGATGCGTCTCACGCTTCTACCAGAGGAACGGTGGAACGTGACCTTTCCGCATCTGGCGCTTGACTGGGGTCAGGTGGACGTCCACCACAACTTGGACAGCGAAGCATGCCGTTTAGCGCAAAGGGTGGTGGAGCTGTTCATTGGTGAGCTCGACATCTTCGTGGTCTCAAAAGTAAAGCGAATGTTGGATGAAAAGATGCCGCTGAAGGCAGCTGATGGACTCAACGATGCCTTTGCGAGGTTTGGCATCCGCGCCATCACGCCGCCCGTGATGACAGCCAACGCGATGGCCGTAACACTGGACTTGAACCCGCTCGATTGGGGCTGCGCTTCGACGCCTACCGCGTCAAGCGTGCCTGAACTTGTGTCTCGCGACTTTGCCGTACGCACCACCGCGACGAGCGTGAACAACGTTCTCTACAATGCGGTACAggcgcagcgtctgcaggtGGAGAAGCACCTATCAGCAATGTGGAACACCTCGCTGTTAGCGGATCTTTTCCCTGAGCTTTACCGGGCGTGCCCGGGATGCAGATTGTACACGCTCGCGCAGGCAACAAGGGAACCTGTAATCAATGTGCTGCACGACGGGGAAGTGTCAGTGGATGTCCAGGACCTTCTTGTCGGGGTGTATGTGCAGCCAAACTCCACCGAGCATTCCTCGGCCTTATCTTCTCTCATTACAGAAAAGCAGCTCAGGCCGAGGGCAGGCTTCTCCGCCGGCTACCGATTCCTTCGAAGGAGAAAGAGGATCTCTTCCCAGTACCACCGTAAAGCATTTCCAGTGTTGGCGATCGGGTGCTCCGCCGCGTCCGGTGTCCGCAACATCAGCGCCAGCACAGGTCACTCGATCAGCTACGAGCTACTTCCGGTGCGCGACGTTGCTGTGAAGGTGATGGCGTCTAACATCGGTGACGTCAGCACGAAAGACCTGGAGAAACTCATCACCAAAGTGTGGAACGACTTCGCCGCACCGCTGGTTAACAGTGCGTCCCCGCTGAAGCTGCCGTTCTTTGTCCAGGAGGCACTGTTGAAGGTCGGATCCGACGTCATCGAGGGCGGCGTGAATTTTAGCCTCCATGAAGAGTTTCTGCGGGCCGTCTTCTCGACCCTGTAG